Proteins from a genomic interval of Kribbella aluminosa:
- a CDS encoding DUF4191 domain-containing protein has product MAKNDAPEEKTSRLKQILQAYQMTRKSDPKVGLVLAGIFLGIVALAVLGGFLVGPLLVWIPLGVAVGFLATTIIFGRKVEKAAYSQIEGQAGAAASALQTLRRGWNVTPAVAVTKNSDIVHRVVGRPGIVLVGEGQASRVKNLLAAEAKKHSRVAGGAPVTQIVAGQGEGEIDIRKLTKHVMKLPAVMQPSEITDLLQRLKALDAVRPQVPMPKGPVPTSLKGARQAMRGR; this is encoded by the coding sequence ATGGCCAAGAACGACGCCCCCGAGGAGAAGACCAGCAGGCTGAAGCAGATCCTGCAGGCCTACCAGATGACCAGGAAGTCCGACCCGAAGGTCGGACTGGTGCTCGCCGGGATCTTCCTCGGTATCGTCGCGCTGGCCGTGCTGGGCGGCTTCCTCGTCGGCCCGCTGCTGGTGTGGATCCCGCTCGGTGTCGCGGTCGGCTTCCTGGCCACGACGATCATCTTCGGCCGCAAGGTCGAGAAGGCGGCCTACAGCCAGATCGAGGGCCAGGCCGGTGCGGCCGCGTCCGCGCTGCAGACGCTCCGCCGGGGCTGGAACGTGACGCCGGCGGTCGCGGTCACGAAGAACTCCGACATCGTGCACCGCGTGGTCGGCCGGCCGGGGATCGTGCTGGTCGGCGAAGGCCAGGCCAGCCGGGTGAAGAACCTGCTGGCCGCCGAGGCGAAGAAGCACAGCCGGGTGGCCGGCGGGGCCCCGGTGACGCAGATCGTCGCCGGTCAGGGTGAGGGTGAGATCGACATCCGGAAGCTGACCAAGCACGTGATGAAGCTGCCGGCGGTCATGCAGCCGTCCGAGATCACCGACCTGCTGCAGCGGCTGAAGGCGCTGGACGCGGTCCGTCCGCAGGTGCCGATGCCGAAGGGGCCGGTGCCGACAAGTCTGAAGGGTGCCCGCCAGGCCATGCGCGGCCGGTGA
- the lipA gene encoding lipoyl synthase: protein MTIAPEGRKLLRLEVRNAETPIERKPEWIKTRARMGPEYQALQKLVKSEGLHTVCQEAGCPNIFECWEDREATFLIGGDQCTRRCDFCQIDTGKPEALDRDEPRRVAESVRTMGLRYATVTGVARDDLDDGGAWLYAETIRQIHELNPGTGVEMLAPDFNAVPEQLAEVFSSRPEVFAHNVETVPRIFRRIRPGFRYERSLDVITQARDYGLVTKSNLILGMGETRDEVSQALKDLHAAGCEIITITQYLRPSVRHHPVERWVRPEEFVELDAEAQEIGFAGVMSGPLVRSSYRAGRLYRQAVDSRMNAAQA, encoded by the coding sequence GTGACGATCGCCCCAGAAGGACGGAAACTGCTCAGGCTCGAGGTGCGCAACGCGGAGACCCCGATCGAGCGCAAACCCGAGTGGATCAAGACCCGCGCCAGGATGGGCCCGGAGTACCAGGCGCTGCAGAAACTCGTGAAGTCCGAAGGACTGCACACGGTGTGCCAGGAAGCCGGCTGCCCGAACATCTTCGAGTGCTGGGAGGACCGCGAGGCGACCTTCCTGATCGGCGGTGACCAGTGCACCCGCCGCTGCGACTTCTGCCAGATCGACACCGGCAAGCCCGAAGCCCTGGACCGCGACGAGCCGCGCCGCGTCGCCGAGTCGGTCCGCACGATGGGCCTGCGGTACGCGACCGTCACCGGCGTCGCCCGCGACGACCTGGACGACGGCGGCGCCTGGCTGTACGCCGAGACCATCCGCCAGATCCACGAGCTCAACCCGGGCACCGGCGTCGAGATGCTCGCGCCGGACTTCAACGCCGTACCGGAGCAGCTCGCCGAGGTGTTCTCGTCGCGGCCCGAGGTGTTCGCGCACAACGTCGAGACCGTGCCGCGGATCTTCCGCCGGATCCGCCCCGGCTTCCGCTACGAGCGGTCGCTGGACGTCATCACCCAGGCCCGCGACTACGGCCTGGTCACCAAGTCGAACCTGATCCTCGGCATGGGCGAGACCCGTGACGAGGTCAGCCAGGCACTCAAGGACCTGCACGCGGCCGGCTGCGAGATCATCACGATCACGCAGTACCTGCGGCCCTCGGTCCGGCACCACCCGGTCGAGCGCTGGGTAAGGCCGGAGGAGTTCGTCGAGCTCGACGCCGAGGCACAGGAGATCGGATTCGCCGGGGTCATGTCCGGTCCGCTGGTACGGTCCTCGTACCGCGCCGGGCGGCTGTACCGTCAGGCGGTCGACTCACGCATGAACGCCGCTCAGGCATAA